A stretch of the Mycobacteroides immunogenum genome encodes the following:
- a CDS encoding helix-turn-helix domain-containing protein: protein MATTRTAAHRGHTPATLSSVRDAHDLFVTGRVDGSYLASIPLPRLVTDSWQRSLATGVDPDRGPGEAAAATRLTELRKSHPLARALPVIRRLLVDHATDSGALVGVTAADGALLWVEGDSGAGRKAAAMNFVPGADWSERAVGTNAPGTALALDREVQIRGSEHFCRLVRPWSCTAVPIHDPLTGTPLGSLDLTGGVDVASAQTLALVRATAVAVEHFIALEYPDAGRAGAGRGPRLTMLGADRAVLRAVDGREYRLSGRHAEILALLLRHPEGVSADHLAMLLDENDLDVVTVRAEMSRLRRIVGGELIGSRPYRMLNTVESDLEDVFSALRAGDIATAMDHYSGELLPRSAAPAIARLRLELSTSLRGAVLACGDLRLLRRWLDLPEARDDRAGWQGLHDHPEVSAVMRSEARGHLVALDSDLM, encoded by the coding sequence GTGGCGACGACGAGAACAGCAGCGCATCGCGGGCATACCCCCGCGACGCTGAGTTCCGTTCGCGACGCGCACGACCTCTTCGTGACGGGCCGCGTCGACGGGTCGTATCTTGCGTCGATCCCGCTGCCGCGGCTGGTGACCGACAGCTGGCAGCGAAGCCTGGCCACTGGCGTCGATCCCGACCGCGGCCCTGGGGAGGCGGCCGCAGCAACACGCCTGACGGAATTGCGCAAGAGTCATCCGCTCGCCAGGGCGTTGCCTGTCATCCGCCGCTTGCTGGTGGACCACGCGACCGATTCGGGGGCGCTGGTCGGGGTCACCGCCGCCGACGGCGCTCTGCTCTGGGTGGAGGGTGATTCCGGCGCGGGGCGCAAGGCCGCCGCGATGAACTTTGTGCCCGGCGCCGACTGGAGTGAGCGCGCGGTGGGCACCAACGCCCCGGGAACCGCGCTGGCGCTGGATCGCGAGGTCCAGATCCGCGGCAGCGAGCACTTCTGCAGGCTGGTGCGACCGTGGTCGTGCACCGCCGTCCCGATACACGACCCGCTGACCGGAACACCACTGGGAAGTCTGGATCTGACGGGCGGAGTCGACGTCGCCTCCGCGCAGACATTGGCGCTGGTGCGTGCGACGGCCGTCGCCGTCGAGCACTTCATCGCCCTGGAGTACCCCGATGCGGGGCGTGCGGGGGCCGGCCGCGGCCCCCGGCTGACCATGCTCGGTGCCGACCGCGCGGTTCTGCGCGCTGTCGATGGACGGGAATATCGGCTATCCGGGCGCCATGCCGAAATCCTGGCGCTGTTGCTGCGGCATCCCGAGGGTGTGAGCGCCGATCATCTCGCGATGCTGCTCGACGAGAACGACCTCGACGTGGTGACGGTACGCGCGGAAATGTCTCGGCTGCGCCGCATCGTGGGCGGTGAGCTGATCGGGTCGCGCCCGTACCGGATGCTGAACACCGTGGAAAGCGACCTGGAGGATGTCTTCTCCGCGTTGCGGGCGGGCGATATCGCCACCGCGATGGACCACTATTCTGGGGAGCTGCTCCCACGGTCGGCCGCGCCCGCGATCGCCCGTTTGCGCCTGGAATTGAGCACAAGCCTGCGCGGCGCTGTCCTTGCCTGCGGTGACCTGCGCCTACTGCGGCGCTGGCTCGACCTGCCGGAGGCCCGCGATGACCGCGCGGGATGGCAGGGGCTGCATGATCATCCGGAGGTGAGCGCGGTGATGCGCTCCGAGGCCCGCGGGCACCTCGTCGCCCTGGACTCCGACCTGATGTGA
- a CDS encoding PH domain-containing protein has translation MADAEWDVVLKPHLSPYFVYGAAFVIAAAHIAVGFLLKISPSGVIFKTSDQVGIALVGIVIAGVVLMFARPRVRAGAAGIEVRNVLGPKLIPWSEVVGVSFPPGAQWARLDLEDFEYEPMMAIQAIDKQRAVDAMDTLREVLGRYRG, from the coding sequence GTGGCCGACGCTGAATGGGACGTAGTCCTCAAACCGCATCTGTCGCCGTACTTCGTGTACGGGGCCGCCTTTGTCATCGCGGCAGCGCACATCGCCGTCGGGTTCTTGTTGAAGATCTCGCCCAGCGGGGTGATCTTCAAGACCTCAGATCAGGTTGGCATCGCTTTGGTGGGCATCGTCATCGCGGGTGTGGTTCTGATGTTCGCGCGGCCACGTGTGCGAGCCGGCGCGGCCGGCATTGAGGTGCGTAATGTTCTGGGCCCCAAACTCATTCCTTGGTCCGAGGTGGTGGGAGTGTCGTTTCCGCCGGGTGCGCAGTGGGCACGCCTGGACTTGGAGGACTTCGAGTACGAGCCGATGATGGCGATCCAGGCCATCGACAAGCAGCGCGCCGTCGACGCGATGGACACGTTGCGGGAAGTACTGGGCAGATACCGGGGCTGA
- the ribH gene encoding 6,7-dimethyl-8-ribityllumazine synthase, with amino-acid sequence MSGEGIPSLKVGDASGISLAIVASTWHDQICTALLEGALRVSTEAGIDRPTVVRVLGAIEIPVVAQALARTHDAVVALGVVIQGETPHFGYVCDAVTTGLTRVSLDTSTPVANGVLTVNNEKQAIDRAGLPGSAEDKGAQAAAAALDTALTLRRLRQPWA; translated from the coding sequence GTGAGCGGCGAGGGGATCCCGTCACTGAAGGTCGGTGACGCGTCGGGTATCAGTCTGGCGATCGTGGCCAGCACATGGCATGACCAGATCTGCACGGCGCTGCTTGAAGGTGCGCTGCGCGTGTCCACCGAAGCCGGTATCGACCGCCCGACCGTGGTGCGGGTGCTGGGTGCCATCGAGATTCCGGTGGTGGCGCAGGCCCTGGCTCGCACGCACGACGCCGTGGTGGCGCTTGGGGTGGTGATCCAAGGCGAGACACCGCATTTCGGTTATGTCTGCGATGCGGTGACCACGGGCCTGACGCGGGTGTCGTTGGACACCAGCACGCCGGTGGCCAATGGCGTGCTGACGGTGAACAACGAGAAGCAAGCCATTGATCGCGCCGGGTTGCCGGGATCTGCCGAGGACAAGGGCGCCCAGGCGGCGGCCGCTGCGCTGGACACCGCGCTGACCCTGCGCCGGCTGCGCCAACCCTGGGCGTGA
- a CDS encoding bifunctional 3,4-dihydroxy-2-butanone-4-phosphate synthase/GTP cyclohydrolase II produces MTRLDSIERAVADIAAGKAVVVVDDEDRENEGDLIFAAEKATPELVAFMVRYTSGYLCVPLAGEDCDRLGLLPQYAVNQDKHGTAYTVTVDAKNGIGTGISASDRAATMRLLADAASAPDDFTKPGHVVPLRAKDGGVLRRPGHTEASVDLAKLAGLRPAAVICEIVSQKDEGAMAQTEELRVFADEHNLALVSIADLIEWRRKHEKHVERIAEARIPTQHGEFRAVGYTSIYDDVEHVALVLGDISGPEGDGNDVLVRVHSECLTGDVFGSRRCDCGPQLDAAMEMVAKEGRGIVLYMRGHEGRGIGLMHKLQAYQLQDAGEDTVDANLKLGLPADARDYGLGAQILVDLGVKSMRLLTNNPAKRVGLDGYGLHIIERVPLPVRANSENIRYLRTKRDRMGHDLADLDDHPEADGA; encoded by the coding sequence ATGACCAGGTTGGACAGCATCGAACGCGCTGTCGCCGATATCGCCGCCGGTAAGGCCGTCGTCGTCGTCGACGATGAGGATCGGGAAAACGAAGGCGATCTGATCTTCGCCGCGGAGAAGGCCACCCCAGAATTGGTGGCCTTCATGGTGCGGTACACCTCGGGGTACCTCTGCGTGCCACTCGCTGGGGAGGACTGCGATCGCTTGGGGCTGCTGCCTCAGTACGCGGTGAACCAGGACAAGCACGGCACCGCCTACACCGTTACCGTCGATGCGAAAAACGGTATCGGAACCGGGATTTCGGCATCCGATCGCGCCGCCACGATGCGCCTGCTGGCGGACGCCGCGAGCGCTCCGGACGACTTCACCAAACCCGGGCACGTGGTTCCCCTGCGCGCCAAGGACGGTGGGGTACTGCGCCGCCCCGGCCACACCGAGGCATCGGTCGATCTCGCCAAGCTCGCCGGGCTGCGCCCGGCCGCGGTGATCTGCGAGATCGTCAGCCAGAAGGACGAGGGCGCCATGGCCCAGACCGAGGAGCTGCGGGTTTTCGCCGACGAGCACAACCTGGCGCTGGTCTCGATCGCCGACCTCATCGAGTGGCGGCGTAAGCACGAGAAGCATGTGGAGCGGATTGCCGAGGCGCGTATCCCCACGCAGCACGGCGAATTCCGGGCGGTGGGCTACACCAGCATCTATGACGATGTGGAGCACGTGGCGCTGGTGCTCGGCGACATCTCCGGCCCCGAGGGCGACGGCAACGATGTGCTGGTGCGGGTGCACTCCGAGTGTTTGACCGGTGACGTATTCGGTTCGCGCCGTTGCGATTGCGGCCCACAGTTGGACGCGGCGATGGAAATGGTGGCCAAGGAGGGGCGTGGCATCGTGCTGTACATGCGCGGCCACGAGGGCCGCGGTATCGGCCTCATGCACAAGCTGCAGGCCTACCAGCTGCAAGACGCCGGCGAGGACACCGTGGACGCCAACCTGAAGCTGGGTCTGCCCGCCGACGCACGCGATTACGGTTTGGGCGCACAGATTTTGGTCGATCTGGGGGTGAAGTCGATGCGGCTGTTGACGAACAACCCCGCCAAGCGGGTGGGGCTGGACGGCTACGGATTGCACATCATCGAGCGGGTACCGCTGCCGGTGCGGGCGAACTCGGAGAACATCCGCTACCTCCGTACCAAGCGGGACCGGATGGGGCACGATCTGGCCGATCTGGACGATCACCCCGAGGCTGATGGCGCGTGA
- a CDS encoding riboflavin synthase: MFTGIVEELGEILGREDLSDAARLTVLGPLVVEDAKHGDSIAVNGVCLTVVEVREGGVFTTDVMGETLSRSSLDKIDTGAKVNLERAAAVNSRLGGHIVQGHVDGTGNVLSRTPSENWEVVRVSLPGAIARYVVEKGSITVDGVSLTVSGLGQDWFEVSLIPTTLGLTTLGAAAVGTTVNLEVDVIAKYVERLLEHR; the protein is encoded by the coding sequence ATGTTCACCGGAATCGTTGAGGAGCTTGGCGAGATACTGGGCAGGGAAGATCTGAGCGACGCCGCCCGTCTCACCGTGCTCGGACCTCTGGTTGTCGAGGATGCGAAACACGGCGACTCGATCGCGGTCAATGGCGTCTGCCTGACCGTTGTCGAGGTGCGCGAGGGCGGCGTCTTCACCACCGACGTGATGGGCGAGACGTTGTCGCGGTCCAGCCTGGACAAGATCGATACCGGCGCCAAGGTCAACCTGGAGCGGGCGGCAGCGGTCAACAGCCGCCTCGGCGGCCACATTGTGCAGGGGCACGTCGACGGCACCGGGAATGTGCTTTCGCGGACGCCGTCGGAGAACTGGGAGGTAGTGCGCGTCTCGCTACCCGGCGCGATCGCCCGATATGTCGTTGAAAAGGGTTCGATCACGGTCGATGGCGTGTCGCTGACGGTATCGGGGCTGGGACAGGACTGGTTCGAGGTGTCGCTCATCCCGACCACGCTGGGTCTGACCACTTTGGGTGCGGCAGCAGTGGGAACGACGGTCAATCTTGAGGTGGACGTGATCGCGAAGTACGTGGAACGACTGCTCGAGCACCGATGA
- a CDS encoding MspA family porin, whose protein sequence is MLKSLVSLTTVCALALTAPLAFADPEDPAPAPAQPVANDVPPGPDGEIASAEPGNLITPDGWTVTVAGKNESLLPVAPLTTALSSREYIVGGSFVGAVSGAGKTKLAGGSLEAGYQIGCGIMGGPVELTAGIGLSGGFGTSGLTSVSLPINGLVKVDLKPGQVTIVPVNKKAFEGKTTRTTITGFRIKIDSCVGQSFIRSYATMTSSTDNTDDVVTYMGVTKAV, encoded by the coding sequence ATGCTGAAAAGTCTCGTCTCGCTGACTACTGTTTGCGCGCTGGCGCTGACGGCGCCCCTCGCGTTTGCCGATCCCGAAGATCCGGCCCCTGCCCCCGCCCAGCCGGTAGCCAACGACGTGCCGCCCGGCCCGGATGGCGAGATTGCTTCTGCTGAGCCAGGAAACTTGATCACCCCCGACGGCTGGACCGTTACGGTCGCCGGAAAGAACGAGTCTCTGCTGCCCGTCGCTCCGCTCACCACCGCGCTCTCGTCCCGCGAATACATCGTGGGCGGAAGCTTCGTCGGTGCGGTCTCGGGTGCCGGTAAGACCAAGCTCGCCGGCGGCTCGCTGGAAGCCGGATACCAGATCGGCTGCGGCATCATGGGTGGCCCCGTCGAGCTGACGGCCGGTATCGGCCTCTCCGGCGGTTTCGGAACCAGCGGTCTGACCAGCGTGTCCCTGCCGATCAACGGTCTGGTCAAGGTCGACCTCAAGCCGGGACAGGTGACCATCGTGCCGGTCAACAAGAAGGCGTTCGAGGGCAAGACAACCCGCACCACGATCACCGGCTTCCGCATCAAGATCGACAGCTGCGTTGGCCAGTCGTTCATTCGCTCGTACGCGACGATGACGAGTTCCACCGACAACACCGATGACGTGGTCACCTACATGGGCGTCACCAAGGCCGTCTGA
- a CDS encoding MspA family porin: MLKSLAAATAVCALAVTAPFALADPGDPPAPVQPVADAPPPADGPPPDTGVVASEDPGIVTTPDGWNLKVAAKDETQLPIPPLTTSLSSREYLVGGTFTGSVTGSGSTTLSGGTLEAGYQIGCGISLAWVKLNGGASITPAISAAGVPSLSAGITGSIDVHPQPGEVINVSVDKKKYKGKEARVTLKDVHIKIDGCVGQSFLRSYAVMTSSSKDNDDIVAYYGVTKTF, from the coding sequence ATGCTGAAGAGTCTTGCCGCCGCCACCGCCGTGTGCGCACTGGCCGTGACCGCTCCATTCGCCCTCGCAGACCCCGGCGACCCACCGGCCCCGGTGCAGCCCGTGGCCGACGCACCGCCGCCCGCTGACGGCCCGCCGCCGGACACCGGCGTGGTGGCCTCGGAGGATCCCGGCATCGTCACCACCCCCGACGGCTGGAACCTCAAGGTTGCCGCCAAGGACGAGACGCAGCTGCCCATCCCCCCGCTGACCACCTCGCTGTCCTCGCGTGAGTACCTGGTGGGCGGCACGTTCACCGGATCGGTCACCGGATCGGGCAGCACCACCCTCAGCGGCGGCACGCTGGAAGCCGGATATCAGATCGGCTGCGGCATCAGCCTGGCGTGGGTCAAGCTCAACGGCGGTGCCAGCATCACCCCAGCCATCAGCGCCGCGGGTGTGCCCAGCCTGAGCGCCGGTATCACCGGTTCGATCGACGTCCACCCGCAGCCCGGTGAGGTCATCAACGTCAGCGTCGACAAGAAGAAGTACAAGGGCAAGGAAGCCCGCGTCACGCTGAAGGATGTGCACATCAAGATCGACGGTTGCGTCGGCCAGTCCTTCCTGCGCTCCTACGCCGTGATGACCAGCTCGTCGAAGGACAATGACGACATCGTCGCGTACTACGGTGTGACAAAGACCTTCTGA
- a CDS encoding methionine ABC transporter permease — MTTNWERLRPQLFEAFGDTLYMVSITLVVGGLIGLALGMLLYTTRSGGLLQNRVLHTLLNVVVNIVRPIPFVVLIAALGPITLGVVGTTIGTTAVVFVMIVAASFAIARIVEQNLVTIDPGVIEAARAVGAGPVRIILTLLVPEALGPLILGYTFVLIGIVDMSAMAGLVGGGGLGDFAIVQGYQRFNWQVTIVSTVIIIALVQAAQFFGNYLARKALRR, encoded by the coding sequence ATGACGACAAACTGGGAGCGGCTCCGCCCGCAATTGTTCGAGGCCTTCGGCGACACCCTATACATGGTGTCAATCACCTTGGTGGTGGGCGGTCTCATCGGTTTAGCGCTGGGAATGTTGTTGTATACCACCAGATCTGGTGGCCTGCTACAGAATCGGGTGCTGCACACGTTGCTCAATGTGGTGGTGAACATCGTGCGGCCCATTCCGTTCGTGGTGCTGATCGCCGCCCTCGGCCCCATCACCCTGGGGGTGGTCGGTACCACGATCGGCACCACGGCAGTGGTGTTCGTGATGATCGTCGCGGCGTCGTTCGCGATCGCCCGCATCGTCGAACAGAACCTGGTGACCATCGATCCCGGGGTCATCGAGGCTGCTCGCGCCGTCGGTGCGGGCCCGGTGCGCATCATCCTGACCCTCTTGGTGCCGGAAGCGTTGGGCCCGTTGATTCTTGGCTACACCTTCGTGCTGATCGGCATCGTCGACATGTCCGCGATGGCAGGTTTGGTCGGCGGTGGGGGACTCGGCGACTTCGCCATCGTGCAGGGCTATCAGCGTTTCAATTGGCAGGTGACGATCGTCTCGACGGTCATCATCATCGCGCTGGTGCAGGCAGCGCAGTTCTTCGGGAACTACCTGGCACGCAAGGCGCTGCGGCGGTAG
- a CDS encoding methionine ABC transporter ATP-binding protein → MSGETTAAAPLIRFENVVKTFRVGKQTVTAVDDVSLDIRAGEVFAMIGYSGAGKSTLVRLINGLERPTSGRVVVDGADVSALGGRELRGLRTDIGMIFQQFNLFRSRTVAGNIAYPLRVAGWAAEKRKARVAELLEFVGLGDKSKSYPDQLSGGQKQRVGIARALATSPSVLLADEATSALDPETTGDVLRLLRAVNDEFGVTIVVITHEMDVVRAVADRVAVLADGKVVETGTVFDVFSAPQSEAGKRFAGTVLQNIPSGDDVVRISQRHKGRIISVEILEGVQIGPALARATQLGVRFEVVYGGITTLQSRSFGNLTLELDGPDDEVAQVISDLSAVTTVQQVRR, encoded by the coding sequence ATGAGCGGAGAAACCACCGCCGCGGCACCGCTGATCCGATTCGAGAACGTCGTCAAGACCTTTCGGGTGGGTAAGCAGACCGTGACCGCGGTCGACGACGTCTCACTGGATATCAGGGCGGGCGAAGTGTTCGCCATGATCGGATATTCGGGAGCCGGCAAGAGCACACTGGTGCGTCTCATCAACGGGCTGGAGCGGCCTACCTCGGGCCGCGTCGTGGTCGATGGTGCCGACGTGAGCGCACTGGGCGGGCGTGAGTTGCGGGGCCTGCGCACCGATATCGGCATGATCTTCCAGCAGTTCAATCTGTTTCGGTCGCGGACGGTAGCCGGAAACATTGCCTATCCGCTGCGTGTGGCCGGGTGGGCCGCCGAGAAACGCAAGGCGCGGGTGGCCGAGTTGTTGGAGTTCGTCGGGCTTGGGGACAAATCCAAGAGTTACCCGGATCAGCTCTCCGGCGGACAGAAACAGCGTGTTGGCATCGCGCGGGCACTGGCAACGTCGCCGTCGGTCCTGCTGGCGGATGAGGCGACCAGTGCGCTGGACCCGGAAACCACCGGTGACGTGCTGCGGCTGCTGCGTGCGGTCAACGATGAGTTCGGGGTGACCATTGTGGTGATCACCCATGAAATGGACGTGGTTCGCGCTGTGGCAGATCGTGTCGCAGTACTTGCCGACGGCAAGGTGGTGGAGACCGGAACGGTGTTCGACGTGTTCTCCGCGCCGCAGAGCGAGGCGGGCAAGCGTTTCGCCGGCACGGTGCTGCAGAACATTCCCAGCGGGGATGACGTCGTGCGGATATCGCAGCGGCATAAGGGAAGAATCATCTCCGTCGAGATCCTTGAAGGAGTGCAGATCGGCCCTGCGCTGGCCCGCGCCACCCAGTTGGGTGTGCGTTTCGAGGTGGTGTACGGCGGTATCACCACCCTGCAGTCCCGCTCGTTCGGCAACCTCACGCTCGAACTCGATGGGCCTGACGATGAAGTAGCGCAGGTGATCTCGGACCTATCCGCGGTGACGACGGTTCAGCAGGTGAGACGATGA
- a CDS encoding MetQ/NlpA family ABC transporter substrate-binding protein encodes MKRIAIALAVLMTAIGGVACSSGDGGGGNIVRIGTTEAGKDSWDVFVSEAGKAGIKLVTTNFTDYGQPNVALTQKQIDVNLFQHLRFLGEYNVADNATLAPVGATYIVPLSLYSQKHKTLADIPQGAQIAIPNDPPNQARALFVLKAAGLIALKGGRSTPSTADIDKDASRVTVVLVDAAQTPLSLKSIDGAVINNTYLAQSNIDPKSALYSDDPTSPGAEPYINVLVARAEEKDNPTYQKLVEVFHSRAVTEAYAKESKGTQRAVTKSGPDCAAILGRIEQQIRNEK; translated from the coding sequence ATGAAGCGTATCGCTATTGCTCTTGCCGTGCTTATGACAGCCATAGGAGGTGTGGCGTGCTCCAGTGGCGACGGCGGTGGTGGAAACATCGTGCGTATCGGCACAACTGAGGCCGGCAAGGACTCCTGGGATGTGTTCGTTTCGGAGGCGGGCAAGGCGGGAATCAAGCTTGTCACCACCAACTTCACGGACTATGGGCAGCCCAACGTGGCACTCACCCAGAAACAGATCGACGTGAATCTATTTCAGCACCTTCGTTTTCTGGGTGAATACAATGTGGCGGACAACGCGACGCTCGCGCCGGTGGGTGCGACCTATATTGTGCCGCTCAGTTTGTACTCGCAGAAGCACAAAACACTCGCCGACATTCCGCAGGGCGCACAGATCGCAATACCCAACGACCCGCCAAACCAGGCCCGCGCGCTGTTCGTGCTGAAGGCGGCCGGACTTATCGCGCTCAAGGGTGGACGGTCGACACCGAGTACGGCCGACATCGACAAGGATGCCTCGCGAGTCACGGTGGTGCTTGTCGACGCGGCGCAGACGCCCTTGTCGCTGAAATCGATTGACGGCGCGGTCATCAACAACACCTATCTGGCCCAGTCGAATATCGACCCGAAGAGCGCACTATATTCCGACGACCCCACCAGCCCGGGCGCCGAGCCATACATCAATGTCCTGGTGGCACGTGCTGAGGAGAAGGACAATCCCACCTACCAGAAACTTGTGGAGGTTTTTCACTCTCGGGCCGTCACCGAGGCATACGCCAAGGAAAGCAAGGGAACTCAACGCGCGGTGACCAAGAGCGGGCCGGACTGCGCGGCGATCCTGGGCAGGATCGAACAGCAGATTCGCAACGAAAAATGA
- a CDS encoding Rv1815 family serine proteinase, which produces MSAAAAIAGVLVASPAHSLADPAAETAPKIVAFPGMSIVQGDSRCTLGYVDPVSRIGLTAGHCNATGSIVDLAGNRVGEVLLMSRNLPTGGAIGPGDVVSDYEGISFAPGVELSSNLPNGLALRMTQNAGPEPGLPVCLMGSVSGETCGKVDAINNGWFTMADIGGQHGDSGGPVYTVTQPGQALLVGIYSLRWGGKPAAMSWSAISAQMQSQLVAQMPAAGPGNGGPELPAPATPSVVPAAS; this is translated from the coding sequence GTGTCCGCAGCCGCCGCGATTGCCGGCGTTCTTGTTGCTTCACCTGCGCATTCGCTCGCCGATCCAGCCGCCGAAACTGCTCCCAAGATTGTCGCTTTCCCGGGCATGTCGATTGTTCAGGGCGACAGCCGCTGCACCCTTGGCTATGTCGATCCAGTGTCCCGAATCGGCTTGACCGCGGGACACTGCAACGCCACCGGATCGATCGTCGATCTGGCGGGCAACCGCGTGGGCGAGGTGCTGCTGATGAGCCGCAATCTCCCCACCGGGGGTGCGATCGGGCCAGGCGATGTTGTCTCTGACTACGAGGGCATTTCCTTCGCGCCGGGGGTGGAACTCAGCAGTAACTTGCCCAATGGGCTCGCGCTGCGGATGACGCAGAACGCGGGCCCGGAGCCCGGTCTGCCGGTATGCCTGATGGGATCGGTATCCGGCGAAACCTGCGGCAAGGTTGACGCGATCAACAACGGTTGGTTCACCATGGCGGATATCGGTGGGCAACACGGGGATTCGGGCGGCCCGGTCTACACGGTCACCCAGCCTGGCCAGGCGCTGCTGGTGGGCATCTACTCATTGCGCTGGGGCGGCAAGCCCGCGGCGATGTCGTGGTCGGCGATATCGGCTCAGATGCAGTCACAGTTGGTCGCGCAGATGCCGGCCGCGGGGCCGGGTAACGGAGGGCCCGAGCTGCCGGCACCGGCTACCCCCTCGGTGGTACCGGCAGCCTCTTAG
- a CDS encoding LppX_LprAFG lipoprotein — translation MRNRIRLALIPVAVAAIALAGCSKTEKADPNLPEAATLLSESAATTKTQTSTHIVLKVTGDKPTLKLSDLTGDLTTKPAVAAKGTAKTGGLELPFVVVDGELFAQLSTTYTSMGPVKDIYDVGLILDPNKGLANLLSNITGAKSEKTETIDGVDSVLVTGTMSKDALNTFTGGTKLTSDIPAKAWIAKDGNHALTKISVDTSPGNTIEMSLSDWGKPVTVDKPAS, via the coding sequence ATGCGCAACCGCATCCGCCTCGCCCTGATTCCTGTCGCAGTCGCCGCCATCGCCTTGGCCGGCTGCTCCAAGACCGAGAAGGCCGACCCCAATCTGCCCGAGGCCGCCACGCTGCTCAGCGAATCGGCGGCCACCACCAAGACCCAGACCAGCACGCATATCGTGCTCAAGGTCACCGGCGACAAGCCCACGCTCAAGCTCTCCGACCTCACCGGCGATCTGACCACTAAGCCGGCCGTGGCCGCCAAGGGCACCGCCAAGACCGGCGGGCTGGAGCTCCCGTTCGTCGTCGTCGACGGTGAGCTGTTCGCTCAGCTCAGCACCACCTACACCAGCATGGGGCCCGTCAAGGACATCTACGACGTGGGGCTGATCCTCGACCCGAACAAGGGGCTGGCCAACCTGCTGTCGAACATCACCGGCGCCAAGTCGGAGAAGACCGAGACCATCGACGGGGTCGACTCCGTGCTCGTGACCGGAACCATGAGCAAGGACGCGCTGAACACCTTCACCGGTGGCACCAAGCTCACCTCCGACATTCCCGCCAAGGCCTGGATCGCCAAGGACGGCAATCACGCGCTGACCAAGATCAGCGTTGACACCTCCCCGGGCAACACGATCGAGATGTCGTTGTCCGACTGGGGCAAGCCGGTCACGGTCGACAAGCCCGCCTCGTGA